In a genomic window of Methanogenium sp. S4BF:
- a CDS encoding thiamine pyrophosphate-dependent enzyme, translating to MTHGLITDAQNTWCQGCGNFAIEHAIKDVILRLEAEGTPRETIVLVAGIGCHAKIADYLNINSFYALHGRAVSFATGICMANPDLHVICCVGDGDTYAEGIAHLLFAAKRNVNMTVLVHNNRVYGLTKGQVTPTSPMEYHGKSNPSESGEISFNPLELLLSAGCSFIARGYTQHQDELKELIYAGMSHSGFSCIDILQICASFLDKTEEYDEQVYVPANHDPEDFDAACRLVREYMYADSGKIALGIVYRVGRETFHVGTPHQQQEYSGKESFVRRFIDGRR from the coding sequence ATGACACACGGACTGATCACAGATGCGCAGAATACGTGGTGCCAGGGGTGCGGTAATTTTGCTATTGAGCATGCAATAAAAGATGTCATTCTCCGTCTGGAGGCAGAGGGCACTCCCCGTGAAACGATTGTTCTCGTTGCAGGGATCGGATGCCACGCAAAGATTGCCGATTACCTGAATATCAATTCATTCTATGCTCTTCATGGGCGGGCTGTCTCTTTTGCAACGGGTATCTGTATGGCAAATCCTGATCTGCATGTGATCTGCTGTGTGGGGGATGGTGACACGTATGCGGAGGGCATTGCACATCTCCTGTTTGCGGCAAAAAGGAATGTGAACATGACCGTCCTTGTACATAACAATCGGGTATATGGCCTGACCAAGGGGCAGGTGACGCCAACGTCCCCCATGGAATATCATGGAAAATCAAATCCCTCTGAAAGTGGTGAAATTTCCTTTAATCCACTTGAACTGCTTCTCTCAGCTGGCTGCAGTTTTATTGCCCGGGGATATACCCAGCATCAGGATGAGCTAAAAGAGCTTATTTACGCTGGAATGTCACACTCCGGTTTTTCGTGTATTGATATCCTTCAGATCTGTGCCAGCTTCCTGGATAAAACAGAAGAATATGATGAGCAGGTGTATGTTCCGGCTAATCATGATCCTGAAGATTTCGATGCCGCATGCCGCCTGGTGCGGGAATACATGTATGCCGATTCCGGAAAAATTGCTCTTGGAATAGTATATCGGGTGGGGCGGGAGACATTCCATGTGGGGACTCCTCATCAGCAGCAGGAATATTCCGGTAAAGAGTCATTTGTCAGACGCTTTATTGATGGCCGCCGCTGA
- a CDS encoding 2-oxoacid:acceptor oxidoreductase subunit alpha has protein sequence MDECSVLIGGKAGDGINLAGQTIARIFTSLGYYAYMYYDYPSLIRGGHNFSVIRASTHPVGTHRSGIDILLAMDPTTLRRHQNDCKRDALIIFNSDIVRSDAGSGIPLKTIVEKREGSSVMENTAMIGALASAIGMEWDDLASVISHEMRKSTGKNLDIARDAFQLQVDKKELRWIGQSPGILLSGNEAVSLGLLSAGLNGYIAYPMSPSTGILHFMAAASAETGLQVFQPESEIAVITMAEGMAYAGAKAAVGTSGGGFCLMTEALSMAGMAEIPITIILAQRSGPSTGTPTYTAQSDLHFAIHAGHGEFPRFVFAPGDPQQAFEWAGHALSLSWQFQVPSVLMTDKTLAEGLYTVSPELLQAHAPVYVPVPESEGEYHRYRDTGDGISPYAVPPLFGSVIKGNSKSHDERGISIDDGEHLSSMTRKQMKKVPLMKKVVSRLNPVHISGNVDSDVCLISWGSNAPLCREAAQIMGIKSVQPVVMHPFPESEMVAATRNSSMTFLLEDNYSGQMADICEAHGIPVDVRLPRFDGRPFTIDQLIEDLWGLAE, from the coding sequence ATGGATGAGTGCTCTGTTCTGATTGGTGGAAAGGCAGGGGATGGAATAAACCTTGCAGGCCAGACAATTGCACGCATTTTCACCAGCCTTGGATATTATGCGTATATGTATTATGATTATCCGTCACTTATTCGCGGCGGGCACAATTTTTCGGTAATTCGTGCAAGCACCCATCCGGTTGGTACACATCGTTCAGGGATTGATATTCTTCTGGCGATGGACCCGACAACACTCCGGCGTCATCAGAATGACTGCAAACGGGATGCCCTGATTATTTTTAACTCTGATATTGTGCGATCGGATGCAGGATCCGGGATTCCTCTGAAGACAATTGTTGAGAAGAGGGAAGGATCGTCTGTTATGGAAAATACTGCAATGATTGGCGCCCTGGCATCCGCCATTGGAATGGAATGGGACGATCTTGCATCTGTCATTTCTCATGAGATGCGCAAATCCACCGGGAAAAACCTTGATATTGCCAGGGATGCATTTCAGCTGCAGGTGGATAAGAAAGAGTTACGGTGGATCGGTCAGTCCCCGGGAATTCTTCTCTCCGGAAATGAGGCTGTTTCTCTTGGTTTGCTTTCTGCCGGGCTCAATGGGTATATTGCGTATCCGATGAGTCCTTCAACTGGAATTCTTCATTTCATGGCGGCCGCTTCAGCTGAGACGGGTTTACAGGTTTTTCAGCCGGAAAGTGAAATTGCCGTGATCACCATGGCGGAGGGAATGGCATATGCAGGGGCAAAGGCTGCTGTTGGCACATCCGGGGGTGGCTTCTGTCTGATGACAGAGGCCCTTTCAATGGCAGGCATGGCAGAAATTCCTATTACCATTATCCTTGCACAGAGGAGTGGGCCTTCGACCGGCACCCCTACGTATACTGCCCAGTCGGATCTTCATTTTGCAATTCATGCAGGCCATGGTGAGTTTCCCCGGTTTGTTTTTGCTCCCGGAGATCCCCAACAGGCATTTGAATGGGCTGGTCATGCGTTGTCTTTGTCCTGGCAGTTTCAGGTACCTTCCGTTCTGATGACGGATAAGACTCTGGCAGAGGGGCTGTACACCGTTTCTCCGGAATTATTGCAGGCACATGCGCCTGTTTATGTCCCTGTCCCGGAAAGCGAGGGAGAATATCATCGGTATCGGGATACTGGTGATGGAATTTCTCCATATGCAGTTCCTCCTCTTTTTGGGTCTGTGATCAAAGGAAACAGCAAGTCGCATGATGAGCGTGGCATATCCATTGATGACGGGGAGCATCTCTCATCAATGACCCGGAAGCAGATGAAAAAGGTTCCATTGATGAAAAAGGTGGTTTCCCGGCTGAATCCGGTTCATATTTCGGGTAACGTTGATTCTGATGTCTGCCTGATATCCTGGGGTTCAAATGCCCCGTTATGCCGTGAAGCAGCTCAGATTATGGGAATTAAATCCGTACAGCCGGTTGTGATGCATCCGTTTCCGGAATCAGAGATGGTCGCTGCAACCAGAAATTCGAGCATGACATTCCTTTTGGAGGATAACTATTCCGGACAGATGGCGGATATCTGTGAGGCACATGGAATTCCTGTTGATGTCAGATTGCCACGGTTTGACGGAAGGCCTTTTACGATAGATCAACTGATTGAGGATCTTTGGGGGCTTGCTGAATGA
- a CDS encoding ferritin, with protein MMNEKMLDAINEQIKWELYSSYLYLSMSAWYNSIGLRGFANWERIQAMEERDHALKFYDYVLSRGGIVELQVIDAPPSSWESPEKAFEFQYAHEQSVTAKINSLVEIAQEERDHATYNMLQWFVDEQVEEEDNAHAILEQLKAVSDETGKGLLFMIDKDLAARVYHPPVAPAE; from the coding sequence ATGATGAATGAAAAAATGCTTGATGCAATCAATGAACAGATCAAATGGGAACTGTATTCCTCCTATCTTTATCTTTCCATGTCAGCCTGGTATAATTCCATTGGGCTGCGGGGTTTTGCAAACTGGGAGCGAATTCAGGCGATGGAGGAGCGTGATCATGCGCTGAAATTTTATGATTATGTCCTTTCCCGTGGTGGAATTGTTGAACTGCAAGTCATCGATGCGCCTCCTTCTTCGTGGGAATCTCCGGAAAAGGCGTTTGAATTTCAGTATGCACATGAACAGTCGGTCACTGCAAAGATCAATAGTCTTGTTGAGATTGCGCAGGAAGAGCGGGATCATGCAACATATAATATGCTTCAGTGGTTTGTAGACGAACAGGTTGAAGAAGAGGACAACGCACATGCCATTCTTGAACAGCTAAAGGCTGTCAGTGATGAAACGGGAAAAGGTCTGCTCTTTATGATCGATAAGGACCTTGCTGCAAGAGTATATCACCCGCCTGTAGCACCAGCTGAGTGA
- a CDS encoding arginine decarboxylase, pyruvoyl-dependent — protein sequence MSDRFVPKRVFFTCGVGRSPDELTSFEMALRDASIECYNIVTVSSILPPKCKIISKEEALPDLHAGSIVFTVFSRLSSDEPHRRISASIGVAIPEDMENHWGYFTEHHSFGQSPEQAGKYAEKLAEDMFGSISESELKRTMNVTKSAVVGDDGQWTSVIAAAVFLID from the coding sequence ATGAGCGATAGATTTGTACCAAAACGTGTGTTTTTTACCTGTGGTGTCGGCCGGAGTCCGGATGAACTGACGTCCTTTGAGATGGCATTACGGGATGCGTCTATAGAATGCTATAATATAGTTACTGTCAGTTCAATCCTACCTCCAAAATGCAAAATCATTTCAAAAGAAGAGGCACTTCCGGATCTGCACGCAGGAAGTATTGTTTTTACTGTTTTCTCCCGCCTCTCTTCAGATGAACCTCACCGGAGGATCTCGGCCTCTATCGGGGTGGCAATTCCGGAAGATATGGAAAATCACTGGGGATATTTTACTGAGCATCATTCATTTGGTCAGAGTCCTGAGCAGGCAGGAAAATATGCGGAAAAACTTGCAGAGGATATGTTTGGCAGTATCTCTGAGAGTGAACTGAAGCGTACGATGAATGTCACGAAGAGTGCGGTAGTGGGGGATGATGGGCAATGGACATCTGTCATTGCAGCAGCTGTATTTCTGATTGACTGA
- a CDS encoding NAD(P)-dependent glycerol-1-phosphate dehydrogenase, whose amino-acid sequence MSADGIKLLKTPVLDKSKWMQLPRDVIIGHDTLAQLPKVCEDLQVSGSVLIFSGRGTMNIAGSQVLSMVREVAEAEVFIVDTITPEIIAEAEEVGKGVDVFIGVGGGRVIDTAKIVSYNCCRPFISVPTAASHDGIASSRASVPVKGGSVSLEANPPFALIADTGIIAAAPHRLLAAGCADVISNYTAILDWELSHRLRGEPISEYAVALSRMTAEIISKNAEYIKPHAEESAWTVIKALLSSGVAMSIAGSSRPASGGEHKFSHALDQIAPGKGLHGEQCGIGSIITMYLHGGDWRGIRSSLKAIGAPTTPKEIGIDDRTAAQALVLAHSIRPERFTILDMGITDEVAEQLIAMLYEE is encoded by the coding sequence ATGAGTGCTGACGGTATAAAATTACTCAAAACACCTGTTTTGGATAAGTCTAAATGGATGCAGCTGCCGCGTGATGTAATTATCGGGCATGATACACTTGCGCAGCTGCCGAAGGTCTGTGAGGACCTTCAGGTTTCTGGTTCCGTACTCATTTTCAGTGGGAGGGGGACTATGAACATCGCAGGCAGTCAGGTTCTGTCAATGGTCAGGGAGGTGGCAGAGGCTGAAGTATTCATTGTCGATACCATCACTCCGGAAATCATCGCTGAGGCTGAAGAGGTGGGGAAGGGTGTTGATGTCTTCATCGGCGTTGGTGGTGGCAGGGTAATTGATACCGCAAAAATTGTTTCGTACAACTGTTGCCGTCCGTTTATCAGCGTCCCCACAGCCGCCTCTCATGACGGCATCGCTTCCTCACGTGCGTCAGTGCCGGTAAAAGGGGGGAGCGTGTCGCTTGAGGCAAATCCTCCCTTTGCGCTCATTGCTGATACCGGCATTATCGCCGCAGCACCCCATCGTCTTCTTGCAGCGGGATGCGCAGATGTGATATCCAATTATACTGCCATTCTTGACTGGGAGCTTTCGCACCGTCTCCGTGGCGAGCCCATCTCTGAGTATGCCGTGGCTCTTTCACGCATGACAGCAGAGATCATCAGTAAAAATGCTGAATACATCAAACCTCATGCTGAAGAGAGCGCATGGACCGTCATCAAAGCACTGCTCTCTTCCGGTGTGGCAATGAGTATTGCCGGCTCTTCACGCCCCGCATCGGGAGGAGAACACAAATTCAGTCATGCCCTTGATCAGATCGCTCCGGGAAAAGGTCTTCATGGTGAACAATGTGGTATTGGTTCAATTATCACCATGTACCTTCATGGAGGTGACTGGAGGGGTATTCGTTCCTCTCTCAAAGCGATTGGGGCTCCAACAACGCCAAAGGAGATTGGGATTGATGACCGGACTGCTGCACAGGCGCTTGTCCTTGCTCATAGCATCCGCCCGGAACGGTTTACGATTCTGGATATGGGTATCACCGATGAGGTCGCTGAGCAGCTGATCGCTATGTTATATGAGGAATAA
- a CDS encoding 2,5-diamino-6-(ribosylamino)-4(3H)-pyrimidinone 5'-phosphate reductase: MRPHVFVNLAMSADGKLSTKERRQVRISGDADFRRVDQIKAQCDAIMVGIGTVLADDPSLTVKDPALRKGRVDGGRDENPIRIVIDSRARTPVDAAILYKGSGRRIIAVSGSADPEKTALLSQHAEIQVCGGEQVDLSSFLEYLGTLGIQSLMVEGGGTLIGSLFAEGLVDELFTCIGNIIIGGAEAPTAADGEGFISESDFPSLVLKSAVRIDEGILLHWIVQKKDEG; encoded by the coding sequence ATGCGCCCTCATGTGTTTGTCAATCTGGCAATGAGTGCTGATGGAAAACTTTCAACGAAAGAACGCAGGCAGGTCAGAATATCCGGAGACGCTGATTTCAGGCGTGTTGATCAGATAAAGGCACAGTGCGATGCGATTATGGTGGGGATAGGGACAGTACTTGCTGATGACCCTTCGCTTACCGTAAAGGATCCTGCTCTCAGAAAGGGGAGGGTAGATGGCGGCAGGGATGAAAATCCCATCCGTATTGTCATTGACAGCAGGGCAAGAACACCTGTGGATGCGGCAATTCTTTACAAGGGTTCCGGCAGAAGGATCATTGCCGTTTCAGGATCTGCAGATCCTGAAAAAACCGCCCTTCTCTCACAACATGCTGAAATTCAGGTGTGTGGCGGTGAACAGGTGGATCTTTCGTCCTTTCTGGAATATCTCGGGACTCTGGGGATTCAAAGTCTGATGGTTGAGGGTGGCGGTACTCTGATCGGTTCTCTTTTTGCAGAAGGGCTGGTTGATGAATTGTTTACCTGTATTGGAAATATCATCATTGGCGGTGCAGAGGCACCTACTGCTGCAGATGGTGAGGGATTTATTTCTGAATCTGATTTTCCCTCTCTAGTTCTCAAAAGTGCGGTGCGAATTGATGAAGGGATACTTCTGCACTGGATTGTCCAAAAAAAAGATGAGGGCTAA
- a CDS encoding DUF63 family protein, protein MIWDFIYKYYVGPTLNGEPYTIVDTLTYAIILILAVYLVYRWLKNTGIDIDKEFIVSTIPFVILGGLLRVVEDTGIIPRPWNVILVTPVIFFVVFFITITMLVISRTLEKKGLITSYTKGYAAGGICACIITTAVLTYYGITETQIALNVLVTILAMATVSSAAVWGLLRYGLKWSFTDNILYKLLIFGHLLDASATSYGIDLHELTYVEVHVVGSHLIEATGTAFSMFALKLAVIIPAIYVLEMYRKEGNSQLWHLIILAMIVVGMAPGIRDMVRMILYV, encoded by the coding sequence ATGATCTGGGATTTTATATACAAATATTACGTTGGCCCGACATTGAATGGTGAACCCTATACTATTGTTGATACACTCACCTATGCCATCATTCTTATTCTTGCAGTATATCTCGTTTACCGATGGCTGAAGAACACAGGCATCGATATCGATAAGGAATTCATCGTATCGACAATTCCCTTTGTCATTCTCGGAGGTTTACTGCGTGTTGTCGAAGATACCGGGATAATCCCCAGACCATGGAATGTCATTCTTGTGACCCCTGTCATTTTTTTTGTGGTCTTTTTTATTACCATTACCATGCTGGTAATCTCAAGAACACTGGAAAAGAAAGGTCTGATCACATCCTATACCAAAGGCTACGCTGCAGGCGGCATATGTGCCTGTATAATTACCACAGCTGTACTGACATATTACGGTATTACTGAGACACAGATTGCACTGAATGTCCTGGTCACAATACTGGCGATGGCAACTGTCTCATCAGCAGCAGTCTGGGGTTTGCTCCGGTATGGACTCAAATGGTCTTTTACCGATAATATTCTGTATAAACTGCTCATTTTTGGCCATCTGCTGGACGCAAGTGCGACAAGTTATGGCATCGATCTCCATGAACTGACCTATGTTGAAGTGCACGTTGTCGGATCTCATCTCATAGAAGCCACCGGTACAGCCTTCTCAATGTTTGCCCTGAAACTGGCGGTAATAATCCCTGCAATATATGTGCTCGAAATGTACAGAAAAGAAGGAAACAGCCAGTTGTGGCACCTCATCATTCTGGCAATGATCGTTGTTGGAATGGCACCAGGTATCAGGGACATGGTAAGGATGATACTCTATGTTTGA
- the proS gene encoding proline--tRNA ligase has translation MQEDKGALPLKEKFSEWYNDILWQAEIMDVRYPVKGLYVWFPHGFAIRKATYAILRELLDKDHEETLFPLLIPEHEFMKEAEHIKGFEEEVYWVTHGGTSKLDVPLALRPTSETAIYPMYALWVRSHADLPIKLYQIVNTFRYETKHTRPLIRLREITSFKEAHTVHATWEEAESQVKDAIDLYRAFYEKLCVPVIVSRRPGWDKFPGADYTIATDVIMPDGKTLQAGTVHHLGDHFSRTFDITYEDPEGEQQYAYQTCYGISERCIAALISTHGDDKGLVLPPAVAPVQIAIVPIFMKKREEEIRTEAEKLEKELKDAGYRVKTDYRSLRPGAKYYHWEMRGVPLRVEVGPRDIDNGVVMTVTRFGEKMTVARDRLIPEIQTIMETFTTQLRTRAEQKAQERIVAVSSLEEAREAANNGVAVIQWCGCEECATTLETEIDVSVLGTDVQSEYIDDTAGRCIICGKPACPAIIARTY, from the coding sequence ATGCAGGAAGATAAAGGCGCACTCCCGCTAAAAGAAAAATTCAGTGAATGGTACAATGACATTCTCTGGCAGGCAGAAATAATGGATGTCAGGTATCCTGTGAAAGGCCTGTATGTATGGTTCCCCCATGGATTTGCAATACGAAAAGCAACCTATGCAATCCTCAGGGAATTACTTGACAAAGACCATGAGGAGACGCTCTTCCCGCTCCTGATTCCCGAACACGAATTTATGAAGGAAGCAGAGCATATCAAGGGATTTGAAGAAGAGGTATACTGGGTGACGCACGGGGGTACGAGTAAACTTGATGTGCCGCTTGCACTCCGGCCGACATCAGAGACAGCCATATATCCCATGTATGCCCTCTGGGTCAGATCCCATGCAGATCTTCCGATTAAACTCTACCAGATAGTCAATACATTCCGCTATGAAACGAAGCACACACGCCCCCTCATTCGCCTGAGAGAGATCACATCATTTAAAGAGGCACATACCGTCCATGCGACATGGGAAGAAGCTGAATCGCAGGTCAAAGATGCAATAGACCTGTATCGTGCATTCTACGAAAAGCTCTGCGTGCCAGTCATTGTCTCACGCCGCCCAGGATGGGATAAATTCCCCGGAGCGGATTATACCATCGCTACCGACGTAATAATGCCTGATGGAAAAACGCTGCAGGCAGGAACCGTCCATCATCTGGGGGATCATTTCTCACGAACATTTGATATAACATATGAAGACCCTGAAGGAGAACAGCAGTATGCATATCAGACCTGCTACGGAATCTCAGAACGCTGCATCGCTGCACTGATCAGCACCCATGGTGATGACAAGGGACTGGTTCTCCCCCCCGCAGTCGCACCTGTGCAGATTGCCATCGTCCCGATTTTTATGAAAAAGCGTGAGGAAGAGATTCGCACCGAAGCAGAAAAACTTGAAAAAGAGCTTAAAGATGCAGGATACCGGGTGAAGACGGATTACAGAAGCCTTCGCCCCGGCGCCAAATATTACCACTGGGAAATGCGCGGCGTGCCGCTCAGGGTAGAAGTCGGCCCACGGGATATTGATAACGGTGTGGTAATGACGGTGACACGGTTTGGGGAAAAGATGACGGTCGCACGAGATAGGCTAATCCCTGAAATCCAGACCATCATGGAGACATTCACGACCCAACTGAGAACACGGGCAGAACAAAAAGCACAGGAAAGAATTGTTGCAGTCTCCTCCCTTGAAGAGGCACGAGAGGCAGCGAATAATGGTGTGGCAGTTATCCAGTGGTGCGGCTGTGAGGAATGTGCCACTACACTGGAAACAGAGATCGATGTCAGCGTTCTGGGCACAGATGTTCAGAGCGAATATATCGACGATACTGCAGGTAGATGTATCATCTGTGGAAAGCCAGCATGTCCGGCAATTATTGCACGGACATATTAG
- a CDS encoding UPF0058 family protein — MQKEELLHLHMLFVHVKKYYESTYGDEVCTPGYDGFSISPVHIHKNKSCHKEAILTLGDELVSYLKSKGLASLDYQEYSAPDEVIAGH, encoded by the coding sequence GTGCAAAAAGAGGAACTCCTACATCTTCACATGCTCTTTGTTCATGTGAAAAAGTACTACGAATCAACATATGGCGATGAGGTTTGCACACCCGGGTATGATGGTTTCTCCATCTCCCCGGTGCATATTCATAAAAACAAATCCTGCCATAAGGAGGCAATTCTGACGCTGGGTGATGAGCTTGTATCATACCTGAAGTCCAAAGGTCTCGCTTCGCTTGATTATCAGGAGTATTCGGCCCCTGATGAAGTTATTGCCGGTCACTAG
- a CDS encoding stage II sporulation protein M: MFDGSDRAAAFVTVGILILTGIFGGFAVHADESVGAELIGLMNEEIFDSIESGNPAIVAANIFVNNVQTSAILFIGGATFGIITALILSVNGFVIGIVVEYVRQEQGLYVILAGILPHGIFEIPALVLAGMFGFLLGGELWRELHGTGDAISAAEQNGKRFLVYVLPLLGIAAIIEGFITPEIIQLFI, encoded by the coding sequence ATGTTTGATGGAAGCGACCGGGCAGCTGCATTCGTCACCGTGGGAATCCTCATTCTCACAGGTATTTTCGGAGGATTTGCAGTTCATGCGGACGAATCAGTTGGAGCAGAACTCATTGGCCTGATGAATGAGGAAATCTTTGATAGTATTGAATCAGGGAATCCTGCAATCGTTGCTGCAAACATCTTTGTAAATAATGTGCAAACCTCAGCCATTCTTTTTATCGGCGGAGCAACCTTTGGAATTATAACAGCATTGATTCTTTCTGTAAACGGGTTTGTTATTGGCATCGTAGTCGAATACGTCCGCCAGGAACAGGGCCTCTACGTCATACTTGCAGGGATACTCCCGCATGGAATATTTGAGATTCCCGCACTGGTACTCGCCGGCATGTTTGGTTTCCTTCTTGGTGGAGAGCTATGGAGAGAACTGCATGGCACCGGAGATGCAATCTCTGCAGCAGAACAGAATGGAAAGCGATTTCTCGTCTATGTCCTCCCTCTTCTTGGAATTGCAGCGATTATAGAGGGGTTTATTACGCCGGAAATCATACAGTTATTTATCTAG
- a CDS encoding UPF0179 family protein: protein MTEKDERTKITLIGKALAREGAEFVYRGEVHECEGCRVRKVCHNLLPNRRYRIVGVRTNTLHSCHVHMDGAYAVEVVEAAIPAAVSAERAILNSTITYEAGCTQGDCVNFELCNPEGIAPGVGYRIAEIENVGFISCELGKRMKRVLLSPF from the coding sequence ATGACCGAAAAAGATGAACGCACAAAAATTACACTGATTGGAAAAGCGCTCGCACGGGAGGGTGCTGAATTTGTGTATCGGGGGGAGGTCCATGAATGTGAGGGATGCAGAGTCAGGAAGGTCTGCCACAACCTTCTGCCCAACAGGAGATACCGAATAGTCGGGGTTCGGACAAACACGCTGCATTCCTGCCATGTCCATATGGATGGCGCATACGCTGTGGAGGTTGTGGAGGCTGCAATCCCTGCTGCCGTTTCTGCAGAACGTGCAATTCTTAATTCAACCATCACCTATGAGGCAGGATGCACGCAGGGTGACTGTGTCAATTTTGAACTATGTAATCCTGAAGGCATAGCTCCAGGTGTGGGCTACCGGATAGCTGAGATAGAGAATGTGGGTTTTATTTCATGTGAACTTGGAAAACGTATGAAACGAGTTCTTTTGAGCCCGTTCTGA
- a CDS encoding ADP-ribosylglycohydrolase family protein, with amino-acid sequence MIFISQVSRAIGALTGLALGDAFGAPFEGGHAPEHTIHEPGYFGVNPVISSHFTDDTKQTLAITKSLLKCGSFDAIDALRALIEEYSHDPRFYGPTSGRVFSLIKNGCAPLEAAQILFTEGGHGRTNGSVMRGVPIGIFYPPEDVRSISLAASGITHFHPVACEASAVFNTVISCMVRGKHLSHAIDRAMETCEIAEVRKRIATPEKYPLNPSMDALDTLHASLSIALITDSFEDAVREAVMLGGDTDTIAALSGALKGAEYGREALPEEWLLKTEGINEIMSFARALWVLRKR; translated from the coding sequence GTGATCTTTATATCGCAGGTTTCACGTGCAATCGGAGCACTCACAGGACTTGCCCTGGGAGATGCATTCGGGGCCCCGTTTGAGGGGGGCCACGCCCCGGAACACACCATCCACGAACCGGGTTATTTTGGAGTTAATCCGGTTATTTCCAGCCATTTTACGGATGACACAAAGCAAACACTCGCAATTACAAAATCGCTCTTAAAATGCGGCTCATTTGATGCAATAGATGCTTTAAGAGCTTTAATTGAGGAATATTCTCACGACCCGCGCTTCTATGGCCCCACATCAGGGAGGGTTTTTTCCCTGATCAAAAATGGATGCGCTCCACTGGAAGCTGCACAAATCCTCTTTACGGAGGGAGGGCATGGCCGGACAAACGGGAGTGTGATGCGGGGTGTCCCCATTGGCATATTCTACCCCCCGGAAGATGTCAGATCAATCAGTTTGGCAGCCTCCGGAATTACTCATTTTCATCCGGTTGCCTGTGAAGCTTCGGCAGTCTTTAATACCGTGATTTCCTGCATGGTGAGAGGAAAACATCTTAGTCATGCAATCGACAGGGCTATGGAAACCTGTGAAATCGCAGAGGTCCGCAAACGAATTGCAACCCCTGAAAAATATCCGCTGAACCCATCCATGGATGCACTTGACACCCTTCATGCTTCTCTTTCCATCGCACTCATTACAGATTCGTTTGAGGATGCGGTCAGAGAGGCGGTCATGCTGGGGGGGGATACAGACACAATAGCAGCTCTTTCCGGCGCACTGAAAGGGGCAGAATACGGCAGAGAGGCATTACCGGAAGAATGGCTTCTGAAAACAGAAGGAATCAATGAGATAATGTCCTTCGCAAGAGCCCTCTGGGTCTTGCGAAAAAGATGA
- the msrB gene encoding peptide-methionine (R)-S-oxide reductase MsrB: MYSTTIIRRTDTEWRKILSPDVFHVAREAGTEIPFSGMYAECHTEGVYVCACCGTHLFFSGDKFDSGTGWPSFSRPVWPDNIELHEDLSHGMMRTEVLCRRCKAHLGHVFDDGPLPGGMRYCMNSLSLSLIVCGTQSSDTNMAKSGHE; encoded by the coding sequence ATGTACAGCACCACAATCATACGCCGAACTGACACGGAATGGCGGAAGATACTTTCTCCTGATGTATTCCATGTTGCACGCGAGGCAGGGACTGAAATACCCTTCAGCGGAATGTATGCAGAATGTCATACGGAAGGAGTGTATGTATGTGCCTGTTGCGGGACTCACCTCTTCTTTTCCGGTGATAAATTTGACTCGGGAACGGGGTGGCCAAGTTTTTCCCGTCCTGTCTGGCCTGATAATATCGAACTGCATGAAGATCTGTCTCATGGAATGATGCGTACGGAGGTGCTCTGCCGGAGGTGCAAGGCACACCTTGGGCATGTCTTTGACGATGGCCCCCTGCCGGGCGGGATGCGGTATTGTATGAATTCACTGTCTCTTTCCCTTATTGTCTGTGGAACGCAAAGCTCTGATACCAATATGGCTAAATCCGGGCATGAATAA